TGGATTGTCGATTAGACGAGCAAAACCAGAATCTGAACGTCCACAACGTCCGCAACGCCCACGCCAAGGTGGAGGGGGACGTCCAGGTGGAGGACGCCCAAGTGCTGTTCGTCCGGAAAATTTCGAGCAGAAAATGGCACGTTTCATGAAAGATAGTGAAGAACGTCTTTCTACTTTGAAGCGTGCAACAGAATCTAAACGTGGCGGTCGAGGTGCAAGAAGAGGGTAACTTGCTAGCTGTTTTACAATAAGAAAAATGATTCATATATGTAAGTGGCTGTTAGATTCTATCTGATACGCCACTTTTTGTTATCATTAGAATGAAAACAACGCGGCTTCCATTTGCTTATGGAAGTCGCGTTTTAGGTTTTTGTGATATGTTTTTGGATTGAAACTTTAGTGTTTTTCCGGCAGATCTATTTTCAATAAAAGCCTTGAAAATATGCCTCAGTGTCAAAATTCATTTTGACGAGTTACTCTAGGTTGAAACTATGACCGCAAAGTGCGCGTTCAAGTTTCTTTTCCGGCAGATCTATTTTCAATAAAAGCCTTGAAAATATGCCTTAGTGTCAAAATTCATTTTGACGAGTTACTCTAGGTTGAAACTATGACCGCAAAGTGCGCGTTCAAGTTTCTTATCCGGCAGAACTATTTTCGATAGGTGCCTCGAAAATATGCCTCGAGATCAAAACTTTGTTTTGATGAGTGCTTCTGGGATGAAATTATGAAACGCTTTGCGTTTCAAATTTCTTTAATGACCCCTACGGGATTCGAACCCGTGATACCGCCGTGAAAGGGCGGTGTCTTAACCGCTTGACCAAGGGGCCTTGGTGGAATAGTGAATAGCGTGTCTTTTTATAGGAAGACACGTGTGGAAAGGTCTTTCCGGCAGAACTATTTTCGACAGATGCCTCGAAAATATGCCCCAATCATCAAAATTTCGTTTTGATGAAATCTATAGGGAAGAAAAATCAGGCTAAGTTCGCCTGTTTTTCTTTAATGGCGGCGGAGGGAGTCGAACCCACGACCTTACGGGTATGAACCGGACGCTCTAGCCAGCTGAGCTACGCCGCCATTTTTTCACAACATCTTGTATCTTACTTGTCCAAGTGAAAAATGTCAAGACTCGGTGGAAAAGAAAAATAGTTCGGAAAGAGTCGAAAAGTTTATTAACTTTGATACCACGAACAGACAAATTATTTTCCGCTCCCTATGTATACTCAAACATACGTCGGCATAGGGGGAATGGAAAATGAAGTTAAC
This window of the Sporosarcina sp. 6E9 genome carries:
- a CDS encoding S1 domain-containing RNA-binding protein, which encodes MSIEVDSKLQGKVTGITNFGAFVELPNGSTGLVHISEVADSYVKDINEHFKVGDMVEVKVMNVGADGKIGLSIRRAKPESERPQRPQRPRQGGGGRPGGGRPSAVRPENFEQKMARFMKDSEERLSTLKRATESKRGGRGARRG